Proteins encoded together in one Carya illinoinensis cultivar Pawnee chromosome 3, C.illinoinensisPawnee_v1, whole genome shotgun sequence window:
- the LOC122303860 gene encoding WAT1-related protein At5g07050-like, whose amino-acid sequence MEDQQEQESTGRVRDGRGSSRKGEVCEELRQYMYCIFSNFCFAGYNILSKIYLDKGMSRYVLVAYGHAFGTLATAVFVFLFERNNNSKLSVAILRNVFFLGLLGAVFGRTLFYAGLEYTSPAVASALANLIPSITFILAVLCRMEKLDISKRSSQAKILGTIVAFGGATLMTLYKGLPVLSFHIHDHPAATTSRLLLDKDLIKGSLILVVSYISLSAFYILQTITVKMYPAPITLTSLTCLSGAILSIIMTAILDHKASSWKLSWNIALLAPIYSGVVIFGITVYVQTLVVRKKGPVFMTAFRPLAIVIVAIMGLFILGDVLYMGSIIGATLIVIGLYATLWGKEKEKAEIKLFQQTISDHDEAAGIEIKHEK is encoded by the exons ATGGAAGATCAGCAGGAACAAGAGAGTACCGGCCGTGTGAGAGATGGAAGAGGAAGCAGCAGGAAGGGAGAGGTGTGTGAAGAGTTGAGACAATATATGTATTGCATAttctctaatttttgctttgcaGGATACAACATACTCTCCAAGATCTATCTCGACAAAGGCATGAGTCGTTATGTGCTTGTTGCCTACGGACACGCTTTTGGAACTCTTGCTACTGCTGTTTTCGTATTTCTCTTCGAAAG GAACAATAACAGCAAACTCAGCGTAGCGATCTTAAGAAATGTCTTCTTCTTGGGCCTCCTGGG AGCTGTGTTTGGGAGGACACTGTTTTACGCAGGGCTGGAATACACTTCACCAGCTGTTGCATCTGCGTTGGCCAACTTAATTCCATCAATCACCTTTATCCTAGCCGTTTTGTGTAG GATGGAGAAATTAGACATTTCCAAGCGTAGTTCTCAAGCCAAGATATTGGGAACCATTGTTGCCTTTGGTGGTGCAACACTGATGACCTTATACAAGGGTCTCCCTGTGCTTTCCTTTCATATTCATGATCACCCTGCAGCCACCACATCAAGACTACTCTTGGACAAGGATTTAATTAAGGGCTCCTTGATACTTGTGGTTTCATACATTTCACTGTCAGCATTCTACATCTTACAG ACGATTACAGTAAAGATGTATCCAGCACCAATAACTCTCACGTCATTAACCTGCCTATCAGGTGCTATTCTCTCCATTATCATGACGGCAATCTTGGATCATAAAGCCTCGTCCTGGAAGTTGTCATGGAACATCGCCCTTCTTGCTCCCAtctatagt GGAGTTGTTATATTTGGGATTACAGTTTATGTTCAAACGTTGGTGGTAAGAAAAAAGGGTCCAGTTTTCATGACAGCTTTTAGACCTTTGGCCATAGTAATTGTAGCCATTATGGGACTCTTCATTTTGGGAGATGTTTTATACATGGGAAG TATTATTGGAGCCACATTGATTGTTATTGGTCTGTACGCCACTCtatggggaaaagaaaaggagaaagcgGAGATCAAGCTGTTCCAGCAAACCATATCTGATCATGACGAAGCTGCTGGTATCGAAAtcaaacatgaaaaataa